The window GCTGTAATGGGTATCCCTTGTGTCGTACTCGCACAGAACGATTTTGAGCTGGGACTGGCCTTTCCAAAAGAACAGCATGGCTTTATTCATCTCGGACTTGGTCGAAAAGTGAAGCAGTCGAGCTTGCTCAACGCAATCATGGAACCGCTTCTCCACGAATCTTTACGTAAAAAGGCAATTGCCCGACAAACCGCACTAGGGCTCGGTGATGGAAAAGATGCCGTCTGTGAAGCGATACGCTATTATCTTGAGTATCCGAAGCGCAATACTAGCGGCGGAGCAGGAAAAGAAACCTCCGATATGCTACACTGAAGAAAAAGCTGAGGTGCTATTCATATGAACAAACGTCAAGTGGAAACAGCAATTGCTGAACTCAAAATGGATTATATCAATCTGCAAGGTGATATAGAGAAACTCGAATCGACAGGCAATAATAGTTATGTCAAGAAAGCTGAACTGCGCCTTGCAACAATGGAAGCAAATTTGGCGGAACTGAACAGGCAACTTGCTGAATTTGAATAAAGAAACGCGCTGGAGCTAGACACTGCTCCAAGTTGAAAAACTTATACATTCTTATCTTTGAGCAAAAAGGCTATCCCGGACAAAGGATAGCCTTTTTTTATATGCATTTTTCATTCGACCATATATGCTCCGGTACCGCTCATATACGTTCAGCAACCGATCATTATACCGCGCCGACCGATCACAAACATTCCACAACCGATCATACGCCAACACAAACCGCCCCTAAAAATATTCTCCATATCAATAAGTCGTCAATTTCAGTAGTTTCTGCAAACCATAAATACCTCGTTGAAAGAAAGTGAAACCATCTTGAAATTCTTCTACGTCAAGTGTGTACAGCGCATCTTCATTGTTCCATAGTCTATTAAAGTAAGTCTCTATCTCTTGAGTTAACTCACTGTCATTCGGAGCAATGACCCGCAGATTTGCTTCC of the Sporosarcina sp. FSL K6-1508 genome contains:
- a CDS encoding SE1832 family protein, with the protein product MNKRQVETAIAELKMDYINLQGDIEKLESTGNNSYVKKAELRLATMEANLAELNRQLAEFE